Genomic DNA from Anthonomus grandis grandis chromosome 5, icAntGran1.3, whole genome shotgun sequence:
cagggtgttaaaaattatacgcattaaagtgtacaacctagtccgcccctggtaaagtaaacaaagtaaatgtattttaaggatgtcattttaagaggtctctaatagtgttcatcatctaaaatttttaataaattctagcgggtagtttaaaagtaatttatgaaaaaccaatttccagcagcgtcctaaaggaggctgtatcttcgtaaagaaggcctgtaggaattttttttataggaacgttcggtattatttttcgatgttctatcTGAATCCGAGAGagttcccacatgaaccgggacaccctgtatatgaagtcAGTTTTTGAAAGCCAATAAGCATCATCCGTGGAGTGCTGTAGAACGAAATACGATACCTCGACATGTGGTAGGAAGAGGAATGACCGACATAGAGAAGCAGGTAACTCAACATATTAGTGACTTGCGttcctttttcttaagaaaggcTATTCATCACATATTCATCGTGCCGTATATGAAGCAGACGACTCAACATCTCAACACCACTTAAACTACAGGAGCTTGAGCTGCCCATACACGATCGCaccgagcaagaaaaaatgtaagcttaaaaatgtaaaattcaacaagagtatgtcgacatagcggcgtcgaactactggttgacttcgAAACAGCATTTCCGCGAAACTGAAGGGTTTTTTATGGCTATCCAAGATCAagtaataccaacaagaaattatttaaagtttgtcgtaGGTGACCCAAACGGTACAAAGTGACAGATGTAGGTATGGATGTGAGATAACGGAGTCTATTCAGCATCTCACTGGTGGATGTCAAAGTTTTGCACCAACGGAATATAAAGAACGACATGATCTAGTtgcaaagatactgcatcaagaACTCGCAGAAAAATTAAACCTCTTATCAGCAGCCAAGGTACcatattatatacataatataagttagaaccagttcttgaaaataactaacacaaattgtattgggatCGCACCCACAAACCAACGAGTAAGTAAtaatcgataaaatttctaAGACAACCCTTATGGAAGTCGCTATTCCCaataataacaacctaagagcaaaacataatgaaaagattgttaagtatagggatctagaacaccagatacgaagacaatgggaaataagagaagtgcggacagttccaattattttgtcaacaacagaagtaataccaaagagcttgatcgaaaacatgaaactgctcaaccttaaggaaagcatctatAGACTGATGCAGAAGTCGACGCTATTATCCACATCTcgaatcgtcagaaagttcattggaAACGCAGATAACATCAACTAGATTAAAAAACACATCATGTACTTTAAgtcttaagtttatttttgtaaatacagtCCGATAACATGAAAAGGACTCCACGAGAGCttcatccttctgatatctgggataagtgaacgATCCCCCCGTACGTTCGTACGTTCGTAGGGGGAAGTACGATTGCCGTTTGGCATGAAatctataattaataataataataataataataataataataataataataataataataataataataataataataataataattcaaaaaattttaatagggGAATCTTGAATtgttcaattaaatgtaattgcaaaattagcaaattttcggttcaggtaaaaccaaacgggcaccagtaaagtgaatattgtcactgatgtgaggaaaagtgtcaataaatcagtgacagtcgatatttgaaaacaagtatgaattattcaatcgacgaaaaaaatagccataattaagtggcattatgcgggaaacagttttagagcagtatcttaAATGTTTTCAGTTCATTTCCCCACCAAgtccattccgtccatttcaactattaaacgtattgtcaataagttcaagtccaaaggtaccgtaataaataattgtaaatgttcaactgaatatatcgaaaatagagccgaagaaagagagaacagagatcttaatattccaCTGAGTGTGGatgaaaacaagatggttattacgagggttcttgggtaagaggtaaataaacatcatacaacggtattgcgcacaaaaaaaacacaaatattattcgtataaattcgaaaagagctgcaggaaggagatgaagagcgaagaatggcattttgttttgaaatgatggaaagagcaaataataatagacattttttagacatgttattatttgttttaccgatgaatgtactatcgtgccgaaaaaaaactgggacagcaaaatctcctaaatctcttggtctattagaatgatatattttgatgttgtcaaagttaatttaattttgtgacagcCGCGTCAACAAAATCGTTCTTTCAAAATGCCCGCATTATCTCCTTAACAAAAAACGATAATATACACTCGTCATAGAGAGTTAGTTGGCTTTCTAAGAACAATCCgtttgaaacagcaataaaggcGAAAAAAGACACGCATTTTCCTGGTTATGCTAATACAGCTCGCAGTAGGATAAGAAATTCAAATGCTATGCAACCAATAAAATATTCTGCCTGAAGCAAACAAACAGAGAAGATCAGAATTTGCACACCAAAACAACATATgggaaacggtaatattttcgaATGAAAAAATCTTTCAATCGTACAATAGTGGCAAAATCCGCGTTTACAGGCCTTCTAATAAAAGATATGATGAGAGAGATATACACATAAGACTAATCAAAGTGGACGTTTAGGCCGGGTTTTCGAGGACCACCCGTTTGTCAAATAGTGCAGGGAAGGCTTAATGCcttaggatattgcaatatcttTGGTGTTGCAATATCGTTGGTGTAATGTATGGGCAAGATTTTATCTTCCAACATGATAATGCTCCTATACATACAAGCCCGTATAGTTCAAAACTATCTAGACGAAAGAGGAATTCAAGTTTTACCGTGGCCTCCGAAAAGCCTTAATATCAACCCAATTGGAAACGTTTggggtaaaatggcaaaatatatgtatacttAAAGATAACTTTAGGCCTAGAAATTAGAATGAATTACGCCTAAAGATAGATGACGCATGGGACCAAATAACCAAAGAATAtgccagaaacttaattttaagcATCCCACGACGTTTGCAAACTTTAATTGAAACGATAGTGCGCTTACTAagtattactaattttttattccatattatcaaaaaagatattagttagttttggtttatttataaaatgtattccaaataaaaataaatatcgaaaaataaaaatattttgtaccaatattattatataaatatgtaattattaagagtccaaaaattcataatgcgtaaatatgcataccatacccaaggaatgcaatttactataatagactTGGAGACAATTTCCTACCTAAATTtaatgtcccagttttttttcggcacgatggtacatttaccctcaacaatatGTTGAGGGTAAtcaaccaaatgttcagaattgccggtattggagccaagaaaatgaacatcgctttattcatactcggacacaatatccccaaaaaacaaaagtattcgtgggaattatcgaacaccatatcattggactcttttttatggactataacctaacagctgaaacctatttggacttatttcaaaatcaaattggacccgccttggaagaagttgttcaggaagatcaaatgatctggtaccaaatggatggttgcccggaaaatgcttttaaccgCAATATTAATGGTCCACGGTACCGTATACTactggccagccaggtcacctgatctttcaccgaatgacttctttttgtggggtcatttaaaaagtgtcatttataaaattgtaaaatttgagaatctaaaccagttccaaaacgctatttcgttagaatgtaataaaatttcccaatatcaacttagtaacgttagaaatgaattttatgatcagttaagatattgtttagctgttaatggggggttgtttgaacatttgattaattgatgtttttatgtaattctctattatttaaaaaaaaagttattgtattttattttatttttccacacttattACGTAAAATATTAAGAGGTACAGTATTGGGGTACagtattttaatcattttcgaatcaaaaaatttcatgcagtcaacaaataattttagatgggaaatttctttattttactttttctatttttcttgtCCCCTCTCCTCCTGCCACGCAGAGTACCGCGCGATGAGCGAAGCTCCCCTCGTTTCTTAGTAATTATAGCAGCACtaccaaattaataaaatgttggCCAGATTGATTATGGCAAATATACATCCATCAGAAATGTAATAacgaaaatgtttaattaaccTATTTcctataatatattataggAAATGAAATATGCTTAAAACACTCACCTtcctaatattttaaacacttttttttcaacCGAAAACTGACTAATATCCCCAGTTTTGAACCATCCGTCTTGTGTAAAAACTTCTTTGGTAGTGTCAGGTCTTTGATGATATCTCATAAAGACTCCTTCACCTTTAACTAATAATGGAATAAGCTAATAAATGGAAGAGTCACAATTcacttaaataaaatgtacCAAAAAGTTCACCAGTCGGGTTCTGCCCATCAGCcattttttgtccatttttttgGTAAACAACTGTTCCGTCCACGTTAGTACATTCCACGAGGGttctgaaaaatatataaagggCATCTAAAAAATATCCTATataaataccaataaaattGCTGCCATACTTTCCAAAATTAGGTCCGTCTTTAACTTCTATAATTTTCGTAGAAACCCCTGGCAAAGGAACTCCTACAAATCCTGGTGCTCTGTCTGAGTCATATACATTTGACAGTGTCATACCAGTTTCAGTCATGCCATATCTAAAATGAACAATAAAtccataaaaaagtaaaaagaagtATGTGTTTTTCTAACCTTTCTAACAATCTATGGCCTGTGATTTCTTCCCATTCTTTAAACAAAGGCTCTGACAAAGGAGCAGATCCAGTAACAGTTAATCTAACCTGTAATATAATTTCCGTAAATTTTACCAAAACCTATTTGACCAGGCATAAACCttagtttttaatgtatttttaatatattctgcCATTTTTggatcttttttaaatactctttCATATTCCTGTATTAATTTTGAGTACATTGTGGGCACGCCCATAAAAACAGTTATTCTCCTGTCATCTGGACGTGCATTTACACCTAACAAATAAGACCTACAACTCAGATTGCAACAAAAgccataaataatattgaagtGAAAGATTTACCAAACTGTATTTGCATGAAACCTATTTAGCATCATTATTTTAGCCCCTGCATAAAGAGGACACAACAGAGCATTAACAATGCCATGTATATGGTGTAAAGGTAATGTATGCAATATTACGTCATCCGAAGACCATTTCCAGGCATCGAGTAGCGCCGACGCTTGTGTCGAGagatttttgtatgaaagtactACTCCTAAAAGTATTCTGAAATTAAAGGCTTTTATTGGTAAGAAATTTTTATCTTCATACCTTTGGGATTGGCAGTTGTTCCACTAGTATACAAAATCATAGCATCCGatttgttgtaaaaaatatcatctCGACCACCTTCCAAGTCACTTGGTTGACTAGCCTATAATAAATCTACATCACAAATTCTTCGATAAACATTTTCTCCTTATACGGGGTGTTCGATTTCGAATTACTTATAGTGCAACGCAAATGGCAACAGCGCGCTGAACACCGACCGATAATAGCACATGCCTGCTATGCAGCACTACCGAAACTAAAAGCGTTATTTTAATTCGCCATGATTGTTTTTTTCTCCTCCCGAAAAGgttcaaataattaaatagtaaCAATTTAGCCACAGAGGGCTTATTTGGATAGCAATTTAtttggagtcacctttgacgATAGGACTCTTGTACAAAAAACACTATAAtgttaatacaaattttgagaaatgtTTCTATATCAATGTCTGCAATAAATACCACAATAAACAAGAAAGGTTAGTCAAAAGGGTTCAGAAGTGGGATGAAATGGTTTGAAGTGCCCTAGAATTGTACCAAACCCTATACAGCACTGTGAACAAAAGTTGAGTATTTCAAATTCAACCATTTCTAAAATTTAGGAAACATTTTAATACTCCAAAACTCAGAAAAGAGTTTCTGATGATCAATGGCGACGAATacatgttatattattaaactaatattttttattaatatactaatattaatagacTAATACcgataaactttttaaaaaacattctctTTACAGATGAATCGACACTTTACATCTGTCCCATTTTTGCCCTACCAGTATCCTCAAAAACGAAGAGTTGCGGCAGGTATTCTAGAAAGCCATATTATGGAACTATTTTTTATCGCTGGTTCTTTGAATGCCTAAAAATACCTAGACCTACTACGAAACAAGAGTTTTCCTGTCGTTCAAATTCTTTTCAATTGCGAGTTCGTTTTCAAGTTCAAATTGCGACGCTTTAATTACGctttaacttacatttttataatgcaTTACACAGCataaaagattttaagaaaCTCGGCCATGCGGGTTTTACGATCATGCATGTAAAACCTGCatggaaaatgttttaaaaatattatttctattttgcgtaatattttttttttaatttggtgaCAAACCATACATAAGTTCGCGAATGCCAGAGgtctactaaataaaaataaaaattgatggTTGCCAAGCATATAAATAATTCGGAAACGAACTATCTGTATATAAGGTAACTTACTTGCATCAAGGTACAGTTC
This window encodes:
- the LOC126735847 gene encoding malonate--CoA ligase ACSF3, mitochondrial-like isoform X2; its protein translation is MSRFLRIPFVLNHLSRRFQQTQAKLATKIKIKQPYQHLGCLAGGPVFRNAKLFPDRVAVRDKIAAYTYGNVFMSAYQLSKEITNLLDCKSHEKVLFLCPNDVQYVITLWAIWMSGQLAVPVSPLHPKGLLLYYTNDCSAKLIITVPEFSDLMRIISKNCGTRLHVLDDKLKLNCTLMQASQPSDLEGGRDDIFYNKSDAMILYTSGTTANPKGVVLSYKNLSTQASALLDAWKWSSDDVILHTLPLHHIHGIVNALLCPLYAGAKIMMLNRFHANTVWSYLLGVNARPDDRRITVFMGVPTMYSKLIQEYERVFKKDPKMAEYIKNTLKTKVRLTVTGSAPLSEPLFKEWEEITGHRLLERYGMTETGMTLSNVYDSDRAPGFVGVPLPGVSTKIIEVKDGPNFGKTLVECTNVDGTVVYQKNGQKMADGQNPTGELFVKGEGVFMRYHQRPDTTKEVFTQDGWFKTGDISQFSVEKKVFKILGSAAIITKKRGELRSSRGTLRGRRRGDKKNRKSKIKKFPI
- the LOC126735847 gene encoding malonate--CoA ligase ACSF3, mitochondrial-like isoform X1, encoding MSRFLRIPFVLNHLSRRFQQTQAKLATKIKIKQPYQHLGCLAGGPVFRNAKLFPDRVAVRDKIAAYTYGNVFMSAYQLSKEITNLLDCKSHEKVLFLCPNDVQYVITLWAIWMSGQLAVPVSPLHPKGLLLYYTNDCSAKLIITVPEFSDLMRIISKNCGTRLHVLDDKLKLNCTLMQASQPSDLEGGRDDIFYNKSDAMILYTSGTTANPKGVVLSYKNLSTQASALLDAWKWSSDDVILHTLPLHHIHGIVNALLCPLYAGAKIMMLNRFHANTVWSYLLGVNARPDDRRITVFMGVPTMYSKLIQEYERVFKKDPKMAEYIKNTLKTKVRLTVTGSAPLSEPLFKEWEEITGHRLLERYGMTETGMTLSNVYDSDRAPGFVGVPLPGVSTKIIEVKDGPNFGKTLVECTNVDGTVVYQKNGQKMADGQNPTGELFVKGEGVFMRYHQRPDTTKEVFTQDGWFKTGDISQFSVEKKVFKILGRKNIDIIKSGGFKVSALEIESALLGHPSIRDCVVFGLEDPKLGQKIFAIVTLKETEFKGKKVPLEVSVTSMLRWMEDRVPKYAVPREIRFVDSIPKNSMGKVNKKELFQKAFGPQY